The region TCTCTTCCAATGTTTACACCCATATCAATTCATCTTGTGTCGAATGAAAATTGATGGGTGGAtcttatttgaaattatctCGTTGTCCCTCGTATAAAACTTTCATTTGGAAACTAGCTCATGATAAACTAACGACTTCAGTGCCTGTCTTTACAATCTTAACATTGGACCTTTGCTGTCCCTTCGTGGATTATATGATGTATCTGCTTCCATCTCATTTGTTGTGTTCAAAAGTTCAAGACCGCTGACTCCCAATTCTCATCGTGATGAATGTAGACCCTttggatttaattatttatgttcgTCTGTTGGTCGGAGTATTATGGCGAAGGAGGGATTGTGATCAGGTTGTTTTGATTGCCAAATGGTTTGGATTATTTGAAAGAGAGATTGcaatcatattttttcaaaagcCAAACTTAACTGTTTCTATTCGCAAGGGCTATTAACCATCGTAATGCTTTCAGTGGACAACAACATCGTGGGAGTTTTCGGGcctttctcccaaatccatttATCTATGCCGATGCCGTTGAGCTCGGCTCTAGTGTGCATTACGTTGGTTTCATCATTTTAACCCCGGCTCGGTTTTTTTTGGTGTGTGCTCGCACAAGCTATTCCAACCTTTTGATGTCAGATTGATGCTATTTGCCCGCTCTTCAACATTAAAGATTTCAACTGGCAAACTAATGTCGACTGTGGATTGCGTGTGTCGAGCGAATGCAAACACTTCACCTCGGATTTGCGAAGTTGCAATCGCCAACAACCGGCAACAATGAAGGACTGGACATCTCCATCTCTTCGATTCAAGGGAAGAACTCTATTGCCGGTGAACTGGGTAGATTTGGCTTCCATCTTCTTTATCTCTGCTTTTTCGTAGGCCTTTGACCGTATCTTTACCGGGCTTGATGAGATTTGTGCCACCACAGCCTCTTCTTCTGATCATTTTGTGTGCTTTCCTGCTTTTTGTAAATTAAGTTCTTTTCTCATCACAGAAAAACAGGAGCTTTGAGGGGATGTAATTAAAGGATCAGAGGTGGATGTTTTACCGTAAAGAGTGGATGAGGAGTGTTGCTGCCTCTTACGGCGAAACCAGCAATACAAGTATAGGCAGCAAAGTGCTAAGATGATGCCAACGCCCGATACAACACCTGGTTACAAATTTTACTTATGATAATTAACACAACATTGTTTAATTGGTGGAAAGAATTAAACACTAGTGCTATTTGCTTGCCTATAATTATATGCTTGTTCATGACTGTCCTGTTCTTGCCTGCAGAATCATATGGATACAAGAGGTTAGGAGCAGAGTTAAGGTAACAAACAGAGGAATATAATTTGCCAAACATAAATCACTCATAGTTGCAACTAGGCAAATTGCATATTTGCCAAATAGCTTGCAACAATCTACGATCTAATGCTGATTGAAGCATTTATAGAAATAAGAGGTTGAAGTCATTAAAAGTGGGATGGGTGAGCCATGTTGCAATGACCAGGGAAATTAATTGTACAGTTACCCTAACTAGAACGATAATCCAATGCATGAGACTCGAATCAGCCACACACTAGTAAAGATCCCCATCGCAGCTCTACGATGAAAGCATGAATTAGCAAGAGAGCTCTGGACAGGGGACAGATGAAAACAGATCCGCAAAGAAAAGAAGCAAGGAGTTAATACCGTGACTGCAGATGGTGCCGATAGTCATGCCGACTGGACAGAAGCAGGCCGGGTTAATGTCATTGGAACCGCAGAGCCCACCGGACTTTGTGCATTTGTCGCACCAGTCCTGCCCGATGGTCCACTTCACACCAAACCCCGCCTTCATCACATCACTAAAATTCTTCGCTCCAGTTATAAAATCACCCAGGTTGAATTGATCATACACCGGAATCAACACGGTCGCGTTGCACTGCTCATTCTCAGGGATTTCTATTTGTTCCTTTGCCAACGTGAAGAACGCCTTCTGTCCGAAGAAATCAGGGAAATAAGAAGTGCAGGGGATGGGGAAGAATTTATTGAGATTCAGGATGGTGGAGATGCTGCAGTTGAGATACAAGGTGACATTAGTGTCGTTGTCTCCGTATATCAAGAAGGATGATTCGAGGCTGCTGATGGTGGTGTTTGTAATCTTTTCAGGGCGGCAAAAACTGGTGGTAGTAACGGCGGCCGAGAGATCTGCGTCTATGAGGGCCAGGGATTGGTTCTCATAGTCAATCCTCTCCCTTACATGATATGACTTATCACCGATGTTCATCGACAGAGTCTTATTTTCAGGGTCGCATGTGAGTTGGTAGCCTGGATGACCGCAGTAATCCAGCCGATCTTCTGTCCAAAAAGGGAACTTGATCTCGGTGTGAATATCACCACAGGTGAGCATGCGCGTCGCGTTGCACTCAAGGTACTGCTCTGTTGTGTCTAGCGCCAAGGATGGCTGAGCGAATGAGTAAGAGAAAAGTAGCAAGGGAAACAACGCTTGGAGGAGAGAGCCCCAGTAGGACGTTGGGTTCATCTTCATGTTGTTTTTCTAGAGAGGGGATGATGCCACTGATTCCTGGGGAAGAGAACTAAATTCTCTACCGGCAAAAGTATGCCAGAAGAAGGAAGATAAAGGCGTGGGCGTGGGCGTGGCTCAAATCAGCTAGCAAAATGCAacgaattttatttttatttatttatttatttattttaaagcaaCGAAATTGACTGGCGCAGATGCGGCATAGTTACggcaacaaatttatttatttatttggaaatcGCTAATTTCATATTtcctattgttattatttttttataaattattttttaaaaaataaatgcataaattatttttattgtgatatcgataaagtggataaaccataatttattaaaatcgAAAAAGTAGATGCAGAGCTGAAAACAAACCAAGAAGACTACAAGACAAGTAGTACAATGACGAAAAATGCCGAACAAAGTCCAAGCAAACACAAGCAAAACAAAGTCCACTGGAAGTGGAAGGAACCAAAAGAAGGAACAACTCCTAAGGGAAAATAACACCTCGGAAGCAACCCAAGAACATTAGGGGTCACGATCTCTTCCCTCCCTGGACTCAAGAAACTCCGGACTCTCTTGATCGTATGAGAAGACTCTTCCAAAGATTTGCCTTTTTCTCGCTCGGGAGTCTGCGAAAcccaatttaaaaacatatgagaAACTTTTAATGATCACGagataaacaattaataaaacaatcataaaaaaattctcctattaCGCcgagccaaatattccaaattaagGCCCTAGATAAGGTATCCCGGAGTTAACTTGTTGTCCCCATCGAAGCTTGCTCCGCCATTGACCCAACAAGTCAATTAGGGATGACGGGAGGTCGATTAGAGCAAAAATCTGCATAAAGTGTTCCCAAATTTGGATCGCAAAAGAGGCGATGAATAAAAAGATGCTCCGTTGTTTCAATGTCTGTAAAACAGAGCATGCAAGTAGTAGTAAGGAGTTTATTACATTTTCGCTTTGCCAGATTATCAAGggtaagaattttgttatcccaaGCTAGCCATGTAAATGGCTGCACCTTTCTCGGGCAAAACCCCTTCCAAATGATTTTGGACATATTACTTCTTACGCcttcatcaataaaaaaaaagatagaaggACTTGACCGAGAAAGTACCATTCGTAGTACGATTCCAACTTTTACGGTCCTTAGAATCACCAATGAGATTGATTAAAAGATTATCAATGTAAGGATCGATCTCCCTCAACAAATTCATGAGGGTAGGTGCTAAGGCATTCACGGCCCCTCGGGAGTCGCAGATTCAGAAAAAAACATCCGCCACAAATCAATTGGGGCTCGCCCCTCCCAACCACCTATTCTAGCCGTAAGAGAGTGGACTTACAGTCATGAATAATGTGAGTCAGACATTTCCTAAAGGCTGGTAGGCAGTTTAAGATACCTCCCCAAAAAGTAAGATTTAGGTTTAGACTGAATATCAAGAGGTTCCAGTGTTGGTGATCGTCGGTAGAAGTATGTGAATTTAGTCACATTCGCACTCACACCAATTTGAATCGAGAATtatcttccaccaccacttaccCGAAAGAAGGCTAGATTAAATTCCACGATGTTTAGCACACCCCAACCTCCAAAAATCGCGAGGTCTACAAATACGCTTCCAATCGACTCGCCTACATCCCATTGTCAATATCGGGTCCCTTCCACAAGAAGTCACTGAATACGATCAATAGCTTTAACTACCCAAGCGGGAAGTTTGTAAATGGACATCCAATAAATGGGAATGGAGGTGAGAACAGAGTTCAATAGAGTAAGTCTACCTCCGAGGGACAGAGATCCCTAGAGTTCCAAGAAAACAATCTTGAATCGAATCCTAGAGATAAGGCATTCCAGTCCCTAGCGATTGGGCGCGCTCCGAGATTGGGATACCCAGGTAGGTCAGAGGAAGTAATCTTGCAGAGCAGTTTAGGGTGCTCAAGAGTGACTGGTCCGGAAGAAGTccaatttgtgttgaaaaaaggCAAGTTTTGTGGAAATTAATAGCAAGCCCAGACATTCCTTCAAACAAATAGAGAATGAGTTTTATGATTCGTAGGTCTTCCACCCCTCCAGCAGTTAagataattaaatcatcaacGTATTGAAGGTGACAAATTTTACCCAAGTCGCCAAGGGGAACTCCATAAAGTATACCCGATGAGAGGGCATTGGAGAACATTGTACTTAGGACATCGACTACCGTAACAAACAATAGAGGTGAGAGGGATCCCTTGCCTAAGACCTCTTTGGTATCTAACATAGCCATTCTCGAGCCATTAACCAGAATAAAGGCTTTGGAGGAAAATAACAAGCTTTGAATCCAACCAATCCACCGAACTCCAAAACCCCTGGCTTTGAGAAGATCCAAAAGGAAGTCCCAATCCACCATATCGAAAGCTTTAGCAAAGTCCACTTTAAGAATATTGCTGTAGTTTCTTTTTGAAGGCTAAAAAAATAGTCTCCCCACCGCTACAATATTATCCAAAATGCATCTACCTGCAATGAAGGCGGATTGTGTTGACTCAATAAGAGAATCAATTACTTTGATAAGTCTGGTGGCCAGaatttttgagatgattttgAGAGAAGAGTTGATGAGGCTAATAGGGTGAAAAGTCGAGCTTGCAAAATTTCGGGGACTTGACCTTAGGGATCGAACAATGTTCGCCCAATTGATACTGCTCCAGATTAGCAgagctcattaaaaaaatcttgacAGAGAGCAGTCAAGTCATTTTTAATTATAGGCCAGaacttttggaaaaagaaaataggaaaaccaATCAAAACACCGCCGCTTCCAAAGTTCCAATCACGTGGATGACTTCCTCCGCTTTTCCAAAATAGCGTggacaaattattattattagaagaaTTGACAATTAAGTCCTTTGACTTTGTCATAACCCCAAAAAGTCCCTCCTTTATAGAATATGGACTTGTGAGCCCAACTAACCACCAACGGAGTTAAATTAAGTTATAAATTACTCATTTGCCCTTGGTGGTTTGGATGTTTTACATGAGAGAAGAATTTGAGTTGTGAAATTACTCATATTTACCCATGTTGGTTATTCAAATTTCAAGAAGGAAGTTACTTTCCCATCACATCCTTTCACTTTCCAAAAACACTCAAGCAAGAACCTGCACAAGATGTTGGCCTCCGTTTTGCATGACTATTCTTTAATTGAGGTGGTACTTATGCCTATTGTTTCGCACAAGCACTACCACCTCCTTGTTCTCGAGAAAGACAAGCATGAATACTTGAACTACTCATCAACTAGAAGTATTGTGCATGATCAGGAAGCAAGGGATATGGTAAAATCCACAAACTCTTGTACTTCTTTACATGCCCTTTCATGAAATGTGATTCATTGCCATTGTGTTCACGTTTTTCAGCGGACCTTATTCGACAAATATATTTAGGTGACACTCGGTCTTGAAGACACCGTCTCGTACCTACTCACACATGTCAAACAATGTCCGCAACAGAGGCACAACAATCTTGATTGTAGTATATATACGATGCAATTTATGGAATAGATATTGAATGATGAGGACTACCCATAGATTCTCctggtttataaatttttttaaaacaaaaacactgtaatatttttttaattaaataaacaagcaTAATAACGTAAGAAATGTCACGCCACTGGCAAGGTCAAGTAGATGGTGGCCTTGAAATATGAAATAGTTATGGCTTTCGTGGCAATTCCAAATCATTGACGCTTCCTTCTGACATGTCTACCACTTTATTTTCCAAATCATTGTTGGtcaagattatggttttatttatatacaccACAAACTCACCAAGACCAATTTTCTAGTGATATATCGTGCGGATGCAGCCACTTCACAATATTACATGCTTTCAAGGTATTCAAAAAtccaatgagaaaaataaatctcACTTGTTTTATCTACAACCACTTTTACATTCTTCTTCCTGCTAGCCATTTCCAATATCATCATGCCATAATTATAGATATCTAATTTAGAAAAAACAATCCCAAAATTTCCGGAGAATACTTCAGGCGCCTCTAGCACCTGCCATACTCTCTTTGTGTTTTCCAAATTTAGCAAGTCCAAAATCACAAATCTTAATTAG is a window of Dioscorea cayenensis subsp. rotundata cultivar TDr96_F1 chromosome 5, TDr96_F1_v2_PseudoChromosome.rev07_lg8_w22 25.fasta, whole genome shotgun sequence DNA encoding:
- the LOC120260154 gene encoding LEAF RUST 10 DISEASE-RESISTANCE LOCUS RECEPTOR-LIKE PROTEIN KINASE-like 1.2 is translated as MKMNPTSYWGSLLQALFPLLLFSYSFAQPSLALDTTEQYLECNATRMLTCGDIHTEIKFPFWTEDRLDYCGHPGYQLTCDPENKTLSMNIGDKSYHVRERIDYENQSLALIDADLSAAVTTTSFCRPEKITNTTISSLESSFLIYGDNDTNVTLYLNCSISTILNLNKFFPIPCTSYFPDFFGQKAFFTLAKEQIEIPENEQCNATVLIPVYDQFNLGDFITGAKNFSDVMKAGFGVKWTIGQDWCDKCTKSGGLCGSNDINPACFCPVGMTIGTICSHGKNRTVMNKHIIIGVVSGVGIILALCCLYLYCWFRRKRQQHSSSTLYEEEAVVAQISSSPVKIRSKAYEKAEIKKMEAKSTQFTGNRVLPLNRRDGDVQSFIVAGCWRLQLRKSEVKCLHSLDTRNPQSTLVCQLKSLMLKSGQIASI